From Styela clava chromosome 6, kaStyClav1.hap1.2, whole genome shotgun sequence, one genomic window encodes:
- the LOC120331682 gene encoding uncharacterized protein LOC120331682 — MRIRLQILLVYISIAVVASSYEDAHQNKSSSTSANAFNFDSENGSGSSDVAFNFDSENGSGSSDDEIVQVNLETQEKKKIKCPFHGPYVSVLNNRTEELNCCEFIVDDFPYDWYTGGYYLHTFFEKLKLWKCPEFGKVCDDRLYARFSEFSNLVYKYHCDQDEFRETCKSVVADARKVSSELSWDVVTANMISSEFKLEDLVKPCMQVAIYGSRSGGYGYYHEIVDAFAPFCDISWCGFDAKTIEERGITSWDCITSGCRVNLIVSAVVCGILAIMIVIANITVIIVFTTSPKLRNSQAVYKISLGIADMLVGLFVIPTFISSLILLYKSPASMGEIMHKSQPNSEGTLPRKSGGRFSQRFSMEYVDFVGFFTILSLVVSIYTLMMASFDRFMAIHQPLRYGRHNAKRIAIWTSIVLWVCAILFSAMPYFVPEMSYGLSASIMVASQGESALYLYVVAIVLPLLFVWITTLATYCSTKNHARRRQTLTIRRSNSGGTSNLHNMEARLARTLASMVGIFTLCLLPTAIILIVPFFLSNIYPHLPDMFDPSANKIVMSFEFVAILILMTNSLWNCFIYNARNTDFKNTTKEMYRLLLFRLGFGVFWKKTRTFATSTTRSRQSTFAMTRNQNIRKHKKLHKKPSELTLRTLSSQEHHSGGPPISPMTPTGNGYEFGSTSGNEYRYTRNKNEKVNKTFSSEKETKTEDDKADNDQKIGKLIEIDSEITSTQIRDVV; from the exons ATGAGAATTCGTTTACAAATTCTGCTTGTGTACATATCGATTGCTGTGGTAGCCTCAAGTTATGAAGATGCCCATCAAAACAAAAGCAGCAGTACAAGTGCTAATGCTTTCAACTTCGATTCTGAAAACGGAAGCGGTAGCAGCGACGTAGCTTTCAACTTCGATTCTGAAAACGGAAGCGGTAGCAGCGATGACGAAATTGTTCAAGTTAACTTGGAAACtcaagaaaaaaagaaaatcaaatgCCCGTTTCACGGTCCTTATGTTTCTGTGCTGAACAATCGTACAGAAGAGCTCAATTGCTGCGAATTCATAGTAGATGATTTTCCTTATGACTGGTACACAGGTGGATATTATTTACAcactttttttgaaaaactgaagTTATGGAAGTGCCCCGAGTTTGGCAAAGTTTGTGACGACCGACTTTACGCTAGGTTTTCGGAGTTTTCCAATCTAGTCTACAAGTACCACTGCGATCAAGATGAGTTTCGTGAAACATGCAAATCTGTTGTAGCAGACGCTCGCAAAGTTTCATCCGAGCTTTCCTGGGATGTCGTCACTGCAAATATGATATCATCAGAATTTAAATTGGAAGATTTGGTAAAGCCTTGTATGCAAGTTGCAATTTATGGCTCCAGATCTGGAGGATATGGATACTACCATGAGATAGTTGACGCGTTTGCACCTTTCTGTGATATCTCATGGTGCGGATTCGATGCAAAAACAATTGAAGAAAGAGGAATAACTAGTTGGGATTGCATTACTTCTGG ATGTCGGGTGAACTTAATCGTCTCTGCTGTCGTCTGCGGTATACTTGCCATCATGATTGTAATCGCGAATATCACCGTCATCATCGTATTTACAACAAGTCCAAAGCTACGTAATAGTCAAGCTGTGTATAAAATATCTCTTGGTATTGCTGATATGTTGGTTGGGTTGTTTGTTATTCCAACCTTTATTTCTTCGTTGATATTGTTGTATAAATCTCCAGCAAGTATGGGAGAAATAATGCATAAATCACAACCAAATAGTGAGGGAACCTTGCCCAGAAAATCAGGAGGAAGATTTAGCCAACGTTTTTCCATGGAGTACGTTGACTTTGTAGGATTTTTTACTATACTCTCTCTAGTTGTATCGATTTATACTCTCATGATGGCTAGCTTCGATAGATTTATGGCAATACATCAACCTCTCAGGTATGGACGACATAACGCGAAGAGAATAGCTATATGGACTTCAATTGTACTCTGGGTATGCGCGATTCTTTTTTCTGCAATGCCCTATTTCGTTCCGGAAATGAGCTACGGCCTTTCGGCGTCTATTATGGTGGCTTCTCAAGGAGAATCGGCGTTGTATTTATACGTCGTCGCCATTGTTTTGCCACTGCTTTTTGTATGGATTACAACACTTGCCACATACTGCTCAACGAAAAACCATGCACGAAGAAGACAAACCTTGACTATACGACGCAGCAACAGTGGAGGTACAAGCAACTTGCATAATATGGAAGCCAGACTTGCACGAACGCTTGCCTCAATGGTCGGTATTTTTACGCTGTGCCTACTTCCAACAGCAATTATTTTGATCGTACCCTTTTTTCTTAGTAACATATATCCACACCTACCGGATATGTTTGATCCTTCAGCGAAtaaaattgttatgtcattcgAATTTGTGGCAATTTTGATTCTAATGACAAACAGTTTATGGAATTGTTTCATCTATAACGCCAGAAATACTGATTTTAAGAACACCACCAAAGAAATGTATAGGTTGTTGCTATTCAGACTTGGTTTTGGAGTTTTCTGGAAAAAAACAAGGACTTTTGCTACCTCAACTACCCGAAGCCGGCAGTCAACATTTGCTATGACGCGTAATCAAAACATTCGAAAACACAAAAAGTTGCATAAGAAACCTTCCGAACTCACTCTCCGTACTCTTTCATCCCAAGAACACCATAGTGGCGGGCCTCCTATATCCCCAATGACGCCCACGGGAAATGGGTATGAGTTTGGCTCGACTTCGGGAAACGAATACAGATATAcgagaaataaaaatgaaaaagtgaaCAAAACTTTTTCATCAGAAAAGGAGACAAAAACTGAAGACGATAAGGCCGATAACGATCAGAAAATTGGCAAACTGATTGAAATTGATAGTGAAATTACATCCACACAAATTCGTGACGTCGTTTAA